Proteins from one Dysgonomonas sp. HDW5A genomic window:
- the fucP gene encoding L-fucose:H+ symporter permease → MKNNTYRGSLILIFSLFFIWTISSNLLPTMIRQLMKTCELNTFEASFTETAYWLAYFIFPIPIAMFMKKYSYKSGIVLGLLLAAFGGFLFLLAADIKEYWAYLGIFFIIATGMCFLETAANPYVTALGDPNTSTRRLNLAQSFNGLGAFIAAMFLSKLVLSGHTYTRDTLPTDYAGGWEAYIQFETDSMKSIYLLLAFILVLIAIMFIIFKFPKIKEEEAEDTGKLIDFKVLKRSHLRWGVIAQFFYNGGQTAINSLFLVYCCVYVNMEEHIATTFFGLYMLAFLLGRWIGTLFMGKFKPQNMLLLYAIINVLLCGVIAVFGRMIGLYAMLGVSFFMSIMYPTQFSLALKDLGSNTKSGSAFLVMAIVGNACLPQLTAYFMHLNEHIYQIAYIIPLICFLFCAYYGWKGYKVVD, encoded by the coding sequence GACTTGCGAACTTAATACATTCGAAGCATCATTTACCGAAACTGCTTATTGGCTTGCTTACTTTATATTTCCTATTCCCATAGCTATGTTTATGAAAAAATACAGCTATAAATCGGGTATAGTTCTAGGGCTTCTCTTAGCTGCTTTTGGAGGGTTTTTATTTCTCTTAGCTGCTGATATAAAAGAGTATTGGGCGTATCTGGGTATCTTTTTCATTATTGCAACAGGAATGTGTTTCTTAGAAACAGCAGCAAACCCTTATGTAACTGCATTGGGAGATCCCAATACTTCGACACGAAGGCTCAATCTAGCGCAATCGTTTAATGGTTTGGGTGCTTTCATTGCAGCCATGTTTTTAAGTAAACTAGTGCTTAGTGGACATACTTATACACGTGATACATTGCCTACCGATTATGCAGGAGGATGGGAGGCGTACATTCAGTTCGAAACCGATTCGATGAAATCAATATATCTGTTGTTGGCTTTCATTTTGGTTTTGATAGCCATTATGTTTATCATTTTCAAGTTTCCTAAAATAAAAGAAGAGGAAGCCGAAGATACGGGAAAACTGATTGATTTTAAAGTTTTAAAACGCTCTCACTTGAGGTGGGGAGTAATCGCACAATTCTTTTACAACGGTGGGCAAACAGCTATTAATAGTTTGTTTCTGGTCTATTGTTGTGTATATGTTAATATGGAAGAGCATATTGCAACTACTTTCTTTGGACTTTATATGCTGGCTTTCCTTTTAGGTAGATGGATTGGTACGCTATTTATGGGAAAATTCAAACCTCAGAATATGTTGCTTCTCTATGCAATTATCAATGTGCTTCTATGTGGTGTGATAGCTGTATTTGGTAGAATGATAGGACTTTATGCCATGTTGGGAGTATCCTTCTTTATGTCGATTATGTATCCTACACAATTCTCACTTGCCTTGAAAGATCTAGGATCAAATACCAAAAGCGGATCGGCTTTCTTGGTTATGGCAATTGTCGGAAATGCTTGTTTACCACAGCTGACAGCCTATTTTATGCATCTTAATGAACATATTTATCAGATCGCCTATATTATACCTCTTATATGCTTCCTATTCTGTGCTTATTATGGATGGAAAGGGTATAAGGTTGTTGACTGA
- a CDS encoding zinc-binding alcohol dehydrogenase family protein, which translates to MRAIQIVQPGEIKTVELDKPIPHDDEVLVKIQYVGFCGSDLNTYLGKNPMVKFPVIPGHEIGAVVESVGSKVPSNIKAGMPCTINPYTNCGNCSSCRNGRPNACRFNETFGVQRNGAMVEYMAVPWSKVIIDPDSQLSSKDFALVEPMSVGFHAVSRGEVSDLDTVMVIGCGMIGVGAIVRSVIRGATVIAVDVDDEKLALAKRLGVHHTINSKTDNISAALNSLTNGFGADVIIEAVGSPITYQMAINEVAFTGRVVCIGYAKSEIAFETKSFVQKELDIRGSRNAMPQDFRGVMKYLKRRTCPVDELISGIYKPDEAQIALTKWQEDPGKVFRILIQF; encoded by the coding sequence ATGAGAGCAATACAAATTGTTCAACCGGGTGAAATCAAAACGGTTGAATTAGATAAACCTATACCTCACGATGATGAAGTCTTAGTAAAAATTCAGTATGTAGGCTTCTGTGGATCAGACTTAAATACATATTTAGGAAAGAATCCTATGGTGAAATTTCCGGTAATTCCCGGTCATGAAATAGGAGCAGTCGTAGAGTCAGTAGGAAGTAAAGTTCCATCCAATATTAAAGCAGGAATGCCATGTACAATCAATCCCTATACCAATTGTGGAAATTGTTCTTCATGTAGAAATGGTCGTCCTAATGCCTGTCGGTTCAATGAAACTTTTGGAGTTCAACGTAATGGAGCAATGGTTGAATACATGGCTGTACCATGGAGTAAAGTTATTATTGATCCTGATTCGCAGCTTTCCTCAAAAGATTTTGCATTGGTTGAGCCTATGAGCGTTGGTTTTCATGCAGTTTCGAGAGGTGAAGTTTCTGATCTTGATACTGTAATGGTTATAGGATGCGGTATGATTGGTGTAGGAGCAATTGTTCGCTCTGTAATACGAGGTGCTACAGTTATTGCCGTAGATGTGGATGATGAAAAGTTGGCATTGGCTAAACGTCTTGGTGTACACCACACAATCAATTCTAAGACAGACAATATTTCAGCAGCTTTAAATAGTCTGACGAATGGTTTTGGAGCAGATGTTATCATTGAGGCAGTAGGTTCGCCAATAACCTATCAGATGGCTATTAACGAAGTCGCTTTTACGGGTAGAGTGGTATGCATAGGTTATGCGAAAAGTGAAATAGCATTCGAAACTAAATCTTTTGTTCAAAAGGAATTAGATATTCGAGGCTCTCGTAATGCTATGCCGCAGGATTTCAGAGGTGTAATGAAATATCTAAAGAGGAGAACATGCCCTGTAGATGAACTTATCAGCGGTATTTATAAGCCTGATGAAGCTCAGATAGCTTTAACTAAATGGCAAGAAGATCCCGGAAAAGTATTTAGGATATTGATTCAATTTTAA
- a CDS encoding murein L,D-transpeptidase catalytic domain-containing protein, with amino-acid sequence MNRLFTIYIKAIIVLIFFSTCNNIESRPKEEQDIDAHNRLKQKASEAITFCENNNYNTDFCILIDMRIHSGKNRMFVWNFKTKDIDRQALCAHGCGKGDKLSTEAKPVFSNTEGSLCSSLGKYKLGIRSYSQWGINVHYKMHGLEKTNSNAYKRIIVFHSHTPLPDKEIYPKHLPMGWSFGCPVTSNEMMKYMDKKLQNSKKPTLMWIYY; translated from the coding sequence ATGAATCGTTTATTCACGATATATATCAAAGCAATTATTGTCTTGATATTCTTTTCGACTTGTAACAATATCGAAAGCCGCCCCAAGGAAGAACAAGATATTGATGCTCATAATCGATTGAAACAGAAAGCAAGTGAAGCTATTACTTTTTGCGAAAACAACAACTATAATACTGATTTTTGTATCCTGATTGATATGAGAATTCACTCAGGAAAAAACCGTATGTTTGTATGGAATTTTAAGACAAAGGACATCGACAGGCAAGCTTTATGTGCACACGGTTGCGGTAAAGGCGACAAACTCAGTACTGAGGCAAAGCCTGTATTCAGCAATACCGAAGGCAGTTTATGTTCATCATTAGGAAAGTATAAACTGGGAATACGATCATACAGCCAATGGGGAATCAACGTACACTACAAAATGCACGGACTCGAAAAAACGAACAGCAACGCTTATAAGCGTATCATAGTATTTCATTCGCATACACCCTTACCCGATAAGGAAATATATCCCAAACATTTACCTATGGGATGGAGTTTTGGATGTCCTGTCACAAGTAATGAAATGATGAAATATATGGATAAGAAACTGCAAAATAGTAAAAAACCGACATTAATGTGGATTTATTACTGA
- the secDF gene encoding protein translocase subunit SecDF, with the protein MQNKGFVITFAILLTVVCCFYLSFSFVTRYYEKQAAEYSNGDLNAQSHYLDSISTEKVWLGYTLKQAREKEIGLGLDLKGGMNVILEIDAAAVLRSLANEGDAQFNKAIQQAVEENRRGSNKDFITLFVEKYEAIDKSGKLAMVFGAKLKDQIAPTDNNATVKKVLEKELQGVADNSFNVLRTRIDRFGVVAPNIQKLDRAERILIELPGIKEPERVKKLLQGNSNLEFWKTYNLQDIQGYLSAINSRSVELLAGKHSTNKTVGTDSISSDSLSSVTVVEVDSIATPFNKSLFEYFDGKWGGGSVVAIADRKDTAAINTILRASKDLYPTDLKFAWGFKAIDDKETLFQLFSLRGDGTKRGPALDGDAVVTATADQIQGQGWGVSMQMNSTGAKRWAAITGAERGRSIAIVLDGYVYSAPNVNDRIEGGNSSITGNFSVEEAKDLENVLKSGKMRAGVRIVQEDIVGPSLGEESIQAGLISFVVAIIVLMIYMCLVYGFIPGMIANAALLLNLFFTLGVLASFHAVLTLPGIAGLVLALAMAVDANVLIYERTKEELRAGKNVKTAVQDGYKHAFSAIFDSNLTSIITGLILYNFGTGAIRGFAITEIIGISASFFTAIFMTRLVYNYGFSKGKFANLTFTSKPLRNFLMDTKINFLNLHRKAYAASLIVILLGVISVFTLGLNNGIDFTGGRNYIIRFDNPVNTEDITEALKPVLGEESMVSVITIGSSNQVRVTTNYKIEDARDEVETEIKEKMNTALGSYIASGKTIDDYIQSSQKVGPSVADDMKTAAVGAVFLAILCMGLYILLRFRDVAFSLGTIIAVAHDAAIVIFAYSFFHKIMPFSLEIDQTFIAAILTVVGFSIHDKVVIFDRVRERRRDFPLRDIATNINDSLNTTLTRTVSTSLSTILVLICIFVLGGDSIRSFTFAMLLGIILGTYSSVFIATPVAYDILKRKEDKSKTAK; encoded by the coding sequence ATGCAAAACAAGGGATTTGTAATAACTTTTGCCATTTTGTTGACTGTCGTTTGCTGTTTTTATTTATCATTCTCCTTTGTGACGAGATATTATGAAAAACAAGCCGCAGAATACTCTAATGGTGATCTTAATGCTCAGAGTCATTATCTGGACTCTATTTCTACAGAAAAAGTATGGTTGGGATACACCCTGAAACAAGCCAGAGAAAAAGAAATCGGTTTAGGGCTAGACCTTAAAGGTGGTATGAACGTTATCCTTGAAATTGATGCAGCTGCTGTATTGCGCTCATTAGCTAATGAGGGAGATGCTCAATTCAACAAAGCAATACAACAAGCTGTAGAAGAAAATCGCAGAGGTAGTAATAAAGATTTTATTACATTATTTGTCGAAAAATACGAGGCTATAGATAAGTCTGGTAAGTTAGCAATGGTATTTGGTGCAAAACTAAAAGACCAAATAGCTCCAACAGATAATAATGCCACTGTAAAAAAAGTTCTTGAAAAAGAATTACAAGGTGTAGCAGATAATTCATTCAATGTTTTGCGTACACGTATTGACCGTTTTGGTGTTGTAGCTCCAAATATTCAAAAATTAGATCGTGCAGAGCGTATCCTTATTGAATTACCCGGAATTAAAGAACCCGAACGTGTAAAGAAACTTTTGCAAGGTAACTCAAACCTTGAGTTCTGGAAAACTTATAATCTACAAGATATTCAAGGTTATTTAAGTGCGATCAATTCAAGAAGCGTTGAATTATTAGCAGGAAAACATTCTACAAATAAAACAGTTGGTACTGATTCTATATCTTCAGATTCTTTATCGTCTGTTACAGTTGTTGAAGTAGACTCAATAGCTACTCCGTTCAACAAATCGTTATTCGAATATTTTGATGGAAAATGGGGTGGAGGTTCTGTTGTTGCTATTGCTGACAGAAAAGATACCGCAGCTATAAATACGATACTTCGTGCATCAAAAGATTTATATCCTACCGATCTTAAGTTCGCTTGGGGATTCAAAGCAATTGATGACAAAGAAACTTTATTCCAATTATTCTCTCTTCGTGGTGATGGAACTAAAAGAGGTCCTGCGTTAGATGGTGATGCAGTAGTAACTGCTACAGCAGATCAAATACAAGGGCAAGGTTGGGGAGTAAGTATGCAAATGAACTCTACAGGAGCAAAACGTTGGGCTGCCATTACAGGAGCCGAAAGAGGACGTTCTATTGCAATTGTACTTGATGGTTATGTGTATTCTGCTCCAAATGTAAATGATCGTATAGAGGGTGGAAATTCTTCTATTACAGGAAATTTTTCTGTAGAAGAGGCAAAAGACTTAGAGAATGTTTTGAAGTCGGGTAAAATGCGTGCAGGTGTACGTATTGTACAAGAAGATATTGTAGGACCTTCTCTGGGAGAGGAGTCTATTCAAGCCGGACTTATATCGTTTGTAGTGGCAATCATTGTTCTAATGATATATATGTGTCTTGTATATGGATTTATACCGGGTATGATTGCGAATGCAGCTTTGTTACTTAATTTATTCTTTACACTGGGTGTTCTTGCATCATTCCATGCGGTGTTAACTCTACCGGGTATTGCCGGTTTGGTTTTAGCTCTGGCGATGGCAGTAGATGCAAACGTACTTATCTACGAACGAACGAAAGAAGAGTTACGTGCCGGTAAGAATGTGAAAACTGCTGTACAGGATGGTTATAAACATGCGTTTTCTGCAATTTTTGACTCTAACTTAACTTCTATTATAACAGGTTTAATCCTTTATAATTTTGGAACTGGAGCCATCAGAGGATTTGCAATCACTGAGATTATCGGTATTTCGGCATCATTCTTTACTGCTATATTTATGACTCGTTTGGTTTATAACTATGGTTTCTCTAAAGGTAAATTTGCAAACCTGACATTTACATCAAAACCTCTTCGCAATTTCTTGATGGATACTAAGATCAATTTCTTGAATCTACATAGAAAAGCGTATGCAGCTTCGTTGATTGTAATTCTATTAGGTGTTATATCTGTATTCACTCTAGGCTTGAATAATGGTATTGACTTTACAGGAGGACGTAATTATATTATTCGTTTTGATAATCCGGTAAATACTGAAGACATTACAGAGGCTCTTAAACCTGTATTAGGTGAAGAGTCAATGGTTAGTGTTATCACTATCGGCTCAAGCAACCAAGTGAGAGTTACTACCAATTACAAAATCGAAGATGCAAGAGACGAAGTTGAAACAGAGATTAAAGAAAAAATGAATACTGCATTAGGCAGTTACATAGCCTCTGGAAAAACTATAGACGATTATATTCAAAGTTCTCAAAAAGTAGGTCCTAGTGTTGCTGATGATATGAAAACAGCAGCGGTAGGTGCGGTTTTTCTGGCAATTCTGTGTATGGGATTATATATCCTGCTTCGATTTAGAGATGTAGCGTTCTCTTTAGGAACAATTATTGCTGTAGCTCACGATGCCGCTATTGTGATCTTCGCATATTCATTCTTCCATAAGATTATGCCTTTCTCTTTAGAGATTGACCAAACATTTATTGCAGCGATTTTAACTGTAGTTGGATTCTCTATCCACGATAAGGTTGTAATCTTTGACCGTGTACGTGAAAGAAGACGTGACTTCCCATTAAGAGATATTGCTACAAATATTAATGATTCACTGAATACAACTTTGACTCGAACAGTTAGTACCTCTTTGAGTACTATCTTAGTTTTGATTTGTATCTTTGTTTTAGGAGGTGATTCTATCAGAAGCTTTACTTTTGCAATGTTGTTAGGTATTATTCTTGGAACATATTCATCGGTATTTATTGCAACGCCTGTTGCTTATGATATCTTGAAAAGAAAAGAGGATAAATCAAAAACTGCAAAATAA
- a CDS encoding MalY/PatB family protein, translated as MAKYNFDQIIDRKGTKALKTDVLKERYGSDDLIPLWVADMDFLSPPAVSEAIIERAKHGLFGYTCPCSQYYSSIINWVKRSHDWNIDQEWITFIPGIVKGIAFVIDCFSTKEDHVIIQPPVYHPFKIIPTLHQRKVVDNPLFLEAGQYKMDLVDLKKRIDSNTKILILCNPHNPGGRVWTKQELVDLAEICYDNGILVISDEIHSDMAFGNNKHIPFASVSDKAAQNSITFMAPSKTFNIAGIVSSYSIIPNEKIRIRFNNYLKSSELEEGHIFAYLAAQAAYEKGEEWLTEAKEYIWGNILFVEEFLKINIPQIKAMIPEASFLVWLDCRELNLSQKDLVSLFVKDAKLALNDGAMFGKGGEGFMRLNVGSPRSVIEKALNNLKAAIKNK; from the coding sequence ATGGCGAAGTATAATTTTGATCAAATCATAGATCGCAAGGGAACTAAAGCCCTAAAAACAGACGTTTTAAAAGAAAGATATGGCAGTGATGATCTAATACCTTTATGGGTAGCCGATATGGACTTTTTATCACCTCCAGCAGTCTCAGAGGCTATTATTGAACGAGCTAAGCATGGTTTATTTGGTTATACCTGTCCTTGCTCTCAATATTACAGCTCTATTATCAATTGGGTAAAAAGAAGTCATGATTGGAACATCGATCAAGAATGGATAACTTTTATCCCGGGTATTGTAAAAGGAATAGCTTTTGTTATCGATTGCTTTTCGACAAAGGAAGATCATGTAATAATTCAACCTCCGGTATATCATCCATTCAAAATTATACCAACCTTGCACCAACGAAAAGTCGTTGATAACCCTTTGTTTCTAGAGGCCGGGCAATATAAGATGGACTTGGTTGATCTGAAGAAACGAATCGATTCGAATACGAAAATATTAATACTTTGTAATCCTCATAATCCGGGAGGAAGAGTTTGGACTAAACAGGAACTAGTCGATCTGGCTGAAATATGTTATGATAATGGTATACTTGTTATATCGGATGAAATCCATTCGGATATGGCTTTCGGAAATAATAAACATATACCTTTTGCATCAGTTTCAGACAAAGCAGCCCAAAACAGTATAACGTTTATGGCTCCCAGTAAAACCTTTAATATTGCAGGAATAGTTAGTTCATATTCTATAATACCTAATGAGAAGATAAGAATCAGATTTAATAATTATCTAAAAAGTAGCGAATTAGAAGAAGGACATATTTTTGCCTATTTGGCAGCTCAGGCTGCATATGAAAAAGGTGAGGAATGGCTTACAGAAGCAAAAGAATATATATGGGGAAACATCCTTTTTGTAGAGGAGTTTCTGAAAATAAATATCCCTCAAATAAAAGCAATGATACCCGAAGCATCTTTCCTTGTTTGGCTTGATTGCAGAGAATTGAACTTGTCTCAAAAAGACTTGGTATCTTTGTTTGTAAAAGATGCTAAACTGGCATTGAATGATGGTGCTATGTTTGGTAAGGGAGGGGAAGGCTTTATGCGCTTAAATGTCGGTTCTCCAAGATCTGTAATAGAAAAAGCTCTAAATAACTTAAAAGCTGCTATAAAAAATAAATAA
- a CDS encoding peptidylprolyl isomerase produces the protein MKISPNKFVSLSYDLNVGEGDEKELMEKATPEQPLEFIFGTNSMLEAFEKNVDGLVQGDSFDFVLTPDQAYGEYDDDHLVDLPKNIFEVDGKMDESVVFEGNTIPMMDSNGNRLNGSVVSVSDDVVKMDFNHPLAGETLHFTGNVLSVREASAEEIAALFAPQGGGCGSGCGCGSSDDSEGCGSGCGCGSSDESEGSSCGSGCGCH, from the coding sequence ATGAAAATTTCACCTAATAAATTTGTTTCGCTATCTTATGACTTGAATGTTGGCGAAGGTGACGAAAAAGAGTTAATGGAAAAAGCAACTCCTGAGCAACCACTTGAGTTTATCTTTGGAACAAATTCTATGCTTGAAGCTTTTGAGAAAAATGTAGATGGTTTGGTACAAGGAGATTCTTTTGACTTTGTGCTTACTCCTGATCAGGCATACGGAGAATATGACGATGATCATTTAGTGGATTTACCTAAAAATATCTTTGAAGTTGATGGTAAAATGGATGAAAGCGTTGTATTTGAAGGAAATACTATTCCAATGATGGATTCTAACGGTAACAGACTTAACGGCTCTGTTGTTTCAGTTAGCGATGATGTTGTTAAAATGGACTTTAATCATCCTCTAGCCGGCGAAACTTTGCACTTTACAGGTAATGTATTATCGGTAAGAGAAGCTTCAGCGGAAGAAATCGCTGCATTATTCGCTCCTCAAGGCGGTGGATGTGGTTCAGGTTGCGGTTGTGGAAGTTCTGACGACTCTGAAGGCTGCGGATCAGGTTGTGGATGTGGAAGTTCAGATGAGTCTGAAGGTTCTTCATGTGGATCTGGATGTGGTTGCCATTAA
- a CDS encoding DUF3943 domain-containing protein produces MKKYVSLILIFLAPLSAYSQHLLRHKTTKTIPADPIDIQYYSKKNGWGAAAQIFTLNMGIWAFDRYIMKEDFAYIGFNSIKDNFKKGFYWDNDQIGTNMFLHPYHGSLYYNSARSRGFNYWESGAFALAGSAMWELAMENEPPSSNDIIATPIGGMVLGEVFYRASDLVYDDRKRGGERFRREFLGFLISPGRGLTRIINGDAWKKRSTSGRQFGIPEISVEVSAGIRILELKDDIFDKGAGFTSSVTIEYGDRYEEVSTKPFDYFTIQANLNIQNSQPVLGQINVIGRLWSSLLVDTSKDYLGIGFYQHFDYYDSDTISTKSNEIPYKLAAPAAFGVGFIHESKRFEDWNFSSYVHLNGILLGATLSDHYRVSNRNYNLGSGFGWKTGINISYKDKIGLSWLYEGYRLFTWKGYPKGTDLDTVDYLNLNAQGDNSNATLNLSTLRADLKLQNKIHLTGMTTIYRRSTHYKYFEDVYSVTAEGRLMLTYKF; encoded by the coding sequence ATGAAGAAGTATGTATCCCTCATATTGATATTCTTAGCACCTTTAAGTGCTTATTCTCAACATTTATTACGACACAAAACTACAAAAACTATCCCTGCTGATCCGATAGATATTCAATATTATTCTAAAAAGAATGGATGGGGAGCTGCTGCTCAAATTTTCACTCTCAATATGGGAATCTGGGCGTTTGATCGCTACATCATGAAGGAAGATTTTGCTTATATCGGCTTTAATTCGATAAAAGATAATTTCAAAAAAGGATTTTATTGGGATAATGACCAGATTGGAACTAATATGTTTCTACATCCTTATCATGGTAGTTTATACTATAATTCTGCTAGATCAAGAGGATTCAATTACTGGGAGTCCGGAGCATTTGCATTGGCAGGTAGTGCCATGTGGGAATTAGCTATGGAAAATGAACCCCCTTCGAGCAATGATATTATAGCGACGCCAATTGGTGGAATGGTTTTAGGAGAAGTGTTCTACAGAGCTTCTGATCTGGTATATGACGATAGGAAGCGAGGAGGAGAAAGGTTCAGACGCGAATTCTTGGGTTTTCTGATATCTCCGGGAAGAGGACTTACCCGAATAATAAATGGAGATGCCTGGAAAAAAAGATCAACCTCCGGACGCCAATTCGGGATTCCTGAGATTAGTGTTGAAGTATCAGCAGGAATAAGGATATTAGAACTAAAAGATGATATATTTGACAAAGGAGCTGGTTTTACAAGTTCCGTTACTATTGAATATGGTGATCGTTATGAAGAGGTAAGCACCAAACCATTCGATTATTTTACTATACAAGCTAATTTAAATATACAAAACTCGCAGCCCGTGCTTGGGCAAATAAATGTAATAGGTCGCCTATGGAGTAGCCTGTTAGTCGATACATCTAAAGACTATTTGGGAATAGGCTTTTATCAGCATTTCGATTATTATGATTCAGATACAATATCAACAAAATCGAATGAAATTCCCTATAAATTAGCAGCTCCAGCGGCTTTTGGAGTGGGATTTATACATGAAAGTAAACGCTTTGAAGATTGGAATTTTAGCTCCTATGTTCATCTTAATGGCATCCTATTGGGAGCAACATTAAGCGATCACTACAGAGTCTCTAATAGAAACTACAATCTAGGAAGTGGTTTCGGCTGGAAAACAGGTATTAATATTTCTTACAAAGATAAAATCGGTTTATCGTGGTTATACGAGGGGTATAGGCTATTCACATGGAAAGGTTATCCCAAAGGAACCGATCTGGATACTGTTGATTATTTAAATTTGAATGCTCAAGGTGATAATTCTAATGCAACACTTAACTTATCCACTCTCCGAGCTGATCTTAAACTACAGAATAAGATACACTTAACAGGTATGACAACTATATATAGACGTTCGACACACTATAAATACTTTGAGGATGTGTATTCTGTAACGGCAGAGGGTCGATTGATGTTGACTTATAAATTTTAA
- a CDS encoding TerC family protein → MEILETFLLPSAWIALLTLTFLEIVLGVDNIVFLSIMSSKLPPEQQPRARSVGLICAMFFRILLLFCISWLMKLTQPIITIDTSWFDGSISGQSLIIFFGGLFLLYKSVTEIHHKLEGMEDHDKEPRKTSFMSVIIQIIALDIVFSFDSVLTAVGLVSFNEFGYVGAMSIMVTAVVVSVVVMLLFSGPVSRFVNTHPTIQILGLSFLILIGVMLLVEAAHLSQISIFGSVVGEIPKGYIYFAIAFSLLVEFFNTKLRKKSKPVHLKDSELVENNKTDISK, encoded by the coding sequence ATGGAAATTTTAGAAACCTTTTTGCTTCCTTCTGCATGGATTGCTTTATTAACATTGACTTTTCTTGAAATAGTTTTAGGGGTCGATAATATTGTCTTTCTGTCAATAATGTCTTCAAAGCTGCCTCCGGAACAACAGCCCAGAGCCAGATCGGTAGGTTTGATTTGTGCCATGTTTTTCAGAATACTATTATTGTTTTGTATTTCATGGTTGATGAAACTAACTCAGCCGATCATAACTATTGATACTTCCTGGTTTGATGGATCAATTTCGGGACAAAGCTTAATTATTTTCTTCGGAGGTTTGTTTCTTCTATATAAAAGTGTAACCGAAATACACCATAAATTAGAAGGTATGGAAGATCATGACAAAGAGCCTCGCAAAACAAGTTTTATGTCTGTAATAATACAAATTATAGCACTCGATATTGTCTTTTCTTTCGACAGTGTCCTTACAGCTGTTGGATTAGTTAGCTTCAATGAATTCGGTTATGTGGGAGCCATGTCTATAATGGTAACTGCGGTAGTTGTTTCTGTTGTGGTTATGCTATTATTTTCAGGACCTGTGAGCCGATTTGTTAACACACATCCAACTATACAGATACTTGGACTTTCGTTTCTTATCTTAATAGGTGTTATGTTGTTGGTTGAAGCAGCTCATCTCTCTCAGATATCGATATTTGGATCTGTTGTAGGTGAAATCCCTAAGGGCTATATATATTTTGCCATAGCATTCTCGTTGTTAGTGGAATTCTTCAATACCAAGTTGCGAAAAAAATCAAAACCTGTTCATCTAAAAGATTCAGAACTGGTAGAAAATAATAAGACCGATATATCTAAATAA